A part of Anas acuta chromosome 26, bAnaAcu1.1, whole genome shotgun sequence genomic DNA contains:
- the CCDC124 gene encoding coiled-coil domain-containing protein 124, whose translation MPKKFQGENTKSAAARARKAEAKAAADAKRQQELEDAYWKDEDKHVMRKEQRKEEREKRRLEQLERKKELQRLLEEEDSKLKGKSPKQVAPGKVTRAQIEESIRKDQQQKENTDTVEKEKTHLEVPLEENINRRVPEEGTVEARTIEDAIAVLSVANELDRHPERRMKAAFTAFEELNLPRLKQENPNMRLSQLKQLLKKEWMKSPDNPMNQRHKAYNSQK comes from the exons ATGCCCAAGAAGTTCCAAGGTGAAAACACCAAATCGGCCGCTGCCCGCGCGAGGAAGGCCGAGGCGAAGGCGGCAGCCGATGCCAAgcggcagcaggagctggaagatGCCTACTGGAAGGATGAAGACAAACACGTGatgaggaaggagcagaggaag gaggagagagagaagcggcggctggagcagctggagcgcaAGAAGGAGCTGCAGcgcctgctggaggaggaggactcGAAGCTGAAAGGGAAATCGCCCAAACAGGTGGCTCCGGGCAAAGTCACCAGGGCTCAGATCGAGGAGAGCATCAGGAAGGACCAGCAGCAGAAGGAGAACACGGACACAG TGGAGAAGGAGAAGACTCACTTGGAGGTCCCCTTGGAGGAGAACATCAACAGGAGGGTGCCGGAGGAGGGCACGGTGGAGGCCAGGACGATCGAAGACGCCATCGCCGTCCTCAG CGTCGCCAACGAGCTGGACCGGCACCCCGAGCGCCGCATGAAAGCCGCCTTCACGGCCTTCGAGGAGCTCAACCTGCCCCGCCTGAAGCAGGAGAACCCCAACATGCGCCTGTCCCAGCTCAAGCAGCTCCTCAAGAAGGAGTGGATGAAGTCCCCGGACAACCCCATGAACCAGAGGCACAAAGCTTACAACAGCCAAAagtag
- the KCNN1 gene encoding small conductance calcium-activated potassium channel protein 1 isoform X1: MTMGRGEPQTIGAAGARGAAGARGGAVAQRLPPAPPRTGALPRRREVPGGDRTEALAPPPPIPGFSSPPPSPPPRPPVRPAEVAPASPGPWSPAAALEGSGGRGLPAGVEGNPWHPAPRTPPVPSPSPAPIAPSAPRPPPAGSGEREQVPPAPLSHAASPGPQLATAMSGCRSNGGVLSASTPTLHPAEAETQPLRPRRPPGLEEVVVVSRPEQQPPAPGGDAAETRGPRRPQNIGYKLGHRRALFEKRKRLSDYALIFGMFGIVVMVTETELSWGVYTKESSYSFALKCLISLSTLILLGLIVMYHAREIQLFMVDNGADDWRIAMTYERIFFIALELLVCAIHPIPGQYLFTWTARLAFTYAASVADADVDIILSIPMFLRLYLIGRVMLLHSKLFTDASSRSIGALNKINFNTRFVMKTLMTICPGTVLLVFSISSWIIAAWTVRVCERYHDKQEVTSNFLGAMWLISITFLSIGYGDMVPHTYCGKGVCLLTGIMVSLAGYPRGGLGGLRAPAGAGAGALTPVLCPQGAGCTALVVAVVARKLELTKAEKHVHNFMMDTQLTKRVKNAAANVLRETWLIYKHTKLVKKIDHAKVRKHQRKFLQAIHQLRSVKMEQRKLNDQANTLVDLAKTQNIMYDMVSELQERNEDLEKRIGALESKLEALGLSLLALPGLVSQAIGQQQRELLGTWTPCTPPCRRRSPPTAPHTSSDSG, translated from the exons ATGAcaatggggaggggggagccgcAGACAATAGGGGCGGCGGGAGCGCGCGGGGCGGCGGGAGCGCGCGGCGGAGCGGTAGCGCAGCGCCTCCCCCCCGCACCGCCCCGCACCGGGGCTTTGCCGAGGCGCCGAGAGGTGCCCGGGGGGGACCGAACCGAagccctcgccccccccccccccattcccggtttctcttccccccccccgtccccccccccccgacccccggTTCGGCCCGCCGAGGTCgcccctgccagccccgggcCATGGTCACCGGCGGCGGCGCTCGAGGGGAGCggaggccgggggctgcccgcag GCGTGGAGGGAAACCCATGGCACCCggccccccggaccccccccgtgccaagccccagccccgctcccatAGCCCCTAGCGCCCCGAGACCCCCCCCCGCCGGCAGCGGGGAGCGCGAGCAG gtgcccccCGCGCCGCTGAGCCATGCGGCATCGCCCGGCCCCCAGCTCGCCACAGCCATGAGCGGCTGCCGCTCCAATGGGGGGGTCCTGAGCGCCTCGACCCCCACCCTGCACCCAGCGGAGGCCGAGACCCAACCCCTGCgaccccgccgcccccccgggctggaggaggtggtggtggtctCCCGGCCCgagcagcagcccccggcccccgggggGGATGCGGCGGAGACGCGGGGGCCGCGGCGCCCCCAAAACATCGGCTACAAGCTGGGCCACCGGCGCGCCCTCTTCGAGAAGCGCAAGCGGCTCAGCGACTACGCCCTCATTTTCGGCATGTTCGGCATCGTGGTCATGGTCACGGAGACGGAGCTGTCCTGGGGGGTCTACACCAAg GAGTCGTCGTACTCGTTTGCACTGAAATGCCTTATCAGCCTCTCCACCCTCATCCTCCTGGGGCTCATCGTCATGTACCACGCCAGGGAGATCCAG CTCTTCATGGTGGACAACGGCGCGGACGACTGGCGCATCGCCATGACCTACGAGCGCATTTTCTTCATcgccctggagctgctggtgtGCGCCATCCACCCCATCCCCGGGCAGTACCTGTTCACCTGGACGGCTCGCCTCGCCTTCACCTACGCCGCCTCGGTGGCTGACGCCGACGTGGACATCAtcctctccatccccatgtTCCTGCGGCTCTACCTGATCGGGCGCGtcatgctgctgcacagcaagcTCTTCACCGACGCCTCCTCCCGCAGCATCGGCGCCCTCAACAAGATCAACTTCAACACCCGCTTCGTCATGAAGACCCTCATGACCATCTGCCCCGGCACCGTGCTGCTGGTCTTCAGCATCTCCTCCTGGATCATCGCCGCCTGGACCGTCCGCGTCTGCGAGAG GTACCACGACAAGCAGGAGGTGACCAGCAACTTCCTGGGGGCGATGTGGCTGATCTCCATCACCTTCCTCTCCATCGGCTACGGGGACATGGTGCCGCACACCTACTGCGGGAAGGGCGTGTGTCTGCTCACTGGCATCATGGTGAGCTTAGCGGGATAtccccggggggggctgggggggctgcgagcGCCCGctggtgccggtgccggtgccctcACCCCGGTGCTGTGCCCGCAGGGTGCCGGCTGCACGGCTCTGGTCGTCGCTGTCGTTGCCAGAAAGCTAGAGCTCACCAAAGCGGAGAAACACGTGCACAATTTCATGATGGATACGCAGCTAACGAAGCGG GTGAAAAATGCTGCTGCCAACGTACTCAGGGAAACGTGGCTCATCTACAAACACACCAAGCTGGTGAAGAAGATCGACCATGCCAAAGTTCGGAAACACCAGCGTAAGTTCCTCCAAGCCATCCATCA GTTGAGGAGCGTGAAGATGGAGCAGCGCAAGCTGAACGACCAGGCCAACACGCTGGTGGACCTGGCGAAG ACCCAGAACATCATGTACGACATGGTGTCGGAGCTGCAGGAGCGCAACGAGGACCTGGAGAAGCGCATCGGCGCCCTGGAGAGCAAACTGGAGGCGCTGGGGCTGAGCCTGCTGGCGCTGCCGGGGCTGGTCAGCCAAGCCAtcgggcagcagcagcgcgaGCTGCTGGGGACCTggaccccctgcacccccccctgCCGCCGCAGGTCcccccccactgccccccaCACCTCCTCGGACAGCGGGTGA
- the LOC137844902 gene encoding occludin/ELL domain-containing protein 1-like isoform X3 produces MWRDEVGRRRPEAPPPPVQTKRVTFEDEVGPPGRPLGGDTATEGGERPGVLTHSNPPVLVLRPCAVPDYVVKYPAIRSGRQREGYRAVFCDQHAEYRELLGEVREARRRLGEMEAAARHALRMTGDSGVARVWHEVLRKKRDSAFLEKQRRCRYLQEKLKHIKRQIQDYDCGGAVYF; encoded by the exons ATGTGGAGGGACGAGGTGGGCCGGAGGCGGCCGGAGGCTCCT CCACCGCCGGTCCAAACCAAGCGCGTCACCTTCGAGGATGAGGTGGGACCCCCGGGGAGACccctggggggggacacagccacCGAGGGGGGCGAGAGGCCGGGGGTCTTGACCCATTCCAACCCCCCCGTGCTCGTGCTGCGGCCGTGCGCTGTCCCGGATTATGTGGT AAAGTACCCGGCGATCCGCAGCGGGCGGCAGCGGGAGGGGTACCGGGCTGTGTTCTGCGACCAGCACGCCGAGTaccgggagctgctgggagaggtgCGGGAGGCAcggaggaggctgggggagatGGAGGCCGCCGCGCGCCACGCGCTCAGAATGACG GGGGACAGCGGGGTGGCTCGAGTCTGGCACGAGGTCCTGAGGAAGAAGAGG GATTCGGCCTTCCTGGAGAAGCAGCGGCGCTGCCGCTACCTGCAGGAGAAGCTGAAGCACATCAAGAGGCAGATCCAGGACTATGACTGCGGTGGCGCCGTCTACTTCTGA
- the LOC137844902 gene encoding MARVEL domain-containing protein 2-like isoform X2, with translation MAEPAHPRGAQGLGDGFGGQRAAGLRFPPMKSWPGLLRVLGGLELLGGGAAFTCICADIQQDYRGELLLGGVPGGGSGGPLTPFVLGGVALGWLLTAALLGLGATPHYHRVLLEAPWWPPTESGLNGLLFLLSLGAAGGYVHTVSLGGLCYSPPLAGDPLLAVFCRPAGGRAAALVFLFLTALLYLAGSLVAIKMWRDEVGRRRPEAPPPPVQTKRVTFEDEVGPPGRPLGGDTATEGGERPGVLTHSNPPVLVLRPCAVPDYVVKYPAIRSGRQREGYRAVFCDQHAEYRELLGEVREARRRLGEMEAAARHALRMTGDSGVARVWHEVLRKKRSCWGGVPGISNPTGRIRPSWRSSGAAATCRRS, from the exons ATGGCTGAGCCTGCCCACCCCCGGGGGGCTCAGGGGCTTGGGGATGGTTTTGGGGGGCAGCGTGCGGCCGGGCTCCGCTTCCCCCCCATGAAATCGTggccggggctgctgcgggtgctgggggggctggagctgctgggggggggggcagccttTACCTGCATCTGTGCTGACATCCAGCAGGACTACAGGGGCGAGCTGCTCctcgggggggtcccggggggtgGTTCCGGGGGGCCGCTGACCCCttttgtgctggggggggtcgccctgggctggctgctgacGGCGGCGCtattggggctgggggcgacCCCCCATTACCACCGCGTCCTCCTGGAGGCACCTTGGTGGCCCCCCACCGAGTCCGGCCTCAACGGGCTCCTGTTCCTGCTgtccctgggggctgcggggggctaCGTCCACACCGTCAgcctgggggggctctgctATTCCCCCCCTTTGGCCGGCGACCCCCTCCTCGCCGTTTTCTGCCGCCCGGCCGGGGGGCGAGCGGCCGCCCTCGTCTTCCTCTTCCTCACGGCGCTGCTCTACCTGGCCGGCAGCCTCGTGGCCATCAAGATGTGGAGGGACGAGGTGGGCCGGAGGCGGCCGGAGGCTCCT CCACCGCCGGTCCAAACCAAGCGCGTCACCTTCGAGGATGAGGTGGGACCCCCGGGGAGACccctggggggggacacagccacCGAGGGGGGCGAGAGGCCGGGGGTCTTGACCCATTCCAACCCCCCCGTGCTCGTGCTGCGGCCGTGCGCTGTCCCGGATTATGTGGT AAAGTACCCGGCGATCCGCAGCGGGCGGCAGCGGGAGGGGTACCGGGCTGTGTTCTGCGACCAGCACGCCGAGTaccgggagctgctgggagaggtgCGGGAGGCAcggaggaggctgggggagatGGAGGCCGCCGCGCGCCACGCGCTCAGAATGACG GGGGACAGCGGGGTGGCTCGAGTCTGGCACGAGGTCCTGAGGAAGAAGAGG AGctgttgggggggggtcccgggtaTCTCGAATCCCACCGGCAGGATTCGGCCTTCCTGGAGAAGCAGCGGCGCTGCCGCTACCTGCAGGAGAAGCTGA
- the KCNN1 gene encoding small conductance calcium-activated potassium channel protein 1 isoform X3 gives MSGCRSNGGVLSASTPTLHPAEAETQPLRPRRPPGLEEVVVVSRPEQQPPAPGGDAAETRGPRRPQNIGYKLGHRRALFEKRKRLSDYALIFGMFGIVVMVTETELSWGVYTKESSYSFALKCLISLSTLILLGLIVMYHAREIQLFMVDNGADDWRIAMTYERIFFIALELLVCAIHPIPGQYLFTWTARLAFTYAASVADADVDIILSIPMFLRLYLIGRVMLLHSKLFTDASSRSIGALNKINFNTRFVMKTLMTICPGTVLLVFSISSWIIAAWTVRVCERYHDKQEVTSNFLGAMWLISITFLSIGYGDMVPHTYCGKGVCLLTGIMVSLAGYPRGGLGGLRAPAGAGAGALTPVLCPQGAGCTALVVAVVARKLELTKAEKHVHNFMMDTQLTKRVKNAAANVLRETWLIYKHTKLVKKIDHAKVRKHQRKFLQAIHQLRSVKMEQRKLNDQANTLVDLAKTQNIMYDMVSELQERNEDLEKRIGALESKLEALGLSLLALPGLVSQAIGQQQRELLGTWTPCTPPCRRRSPPTAPHTSSDSG, from the exons ATGAGCGGCTGCCGCTCCAATGGGGGGGTCCTGAGCGCCTCGACCCCCACCCTGCACCCAGCGGAGGCCGAGACCCAACCCCTGCgaccccgccgcccccccgggctggaggaggtggtggtggtctCCCGGCCCgagcagcagcccccggcccccgggggGGATGCGGCGGAGACGCGGGGGCCGCGGCGCCCCCAAAACATCGGCTACAAGCTGGGCCACCGGCGCGCCCTCTTCGAGAAGCGCAAGCGGCTCAGCGACTACGCCCTCATTTTCGGCATGTTCGGCATCGTGGTCATGGTCACGGAGACGGAGCTGTCCTGGGGGGTCTACACCAAg GAGTCGTCGTACTCGTTTGCACTGAAATGCCTTATCAGCCTCTCCACCCTCATCCTCCTGGGGCTCATCGTCATGTACCACGCCAGGGAGATCCAG CTCTTCATGGTGGACAACGGCGCGGACGACTGGCGCATCGCCATGACCTACGAGCGCATTTTCTTCATcgccctggagctgctggtgtGCGCCATCCACCCCATCCCCGGGCAGTACCTGTTCACCTGGACGGCTCGCCTCGCCTTCACCTACGCCGCCTCGGTGGCTGACGCCGACGTGGACATCAtcctctccatccccatgtTCCTGCGGCTCTACCTGATCGGGCGCGtcatgctgctgcacagcaagcTCTTCACCGACGCCTCCTCCCGCAGCATCGGCGCCCTCAACAAGATCAACTTCAACACCCGCTTCGTCATGAAGACCCTCATGACCATCTGCCCCGGCACCGTGCTGCTGGTCTTCAGCATCTCCTCCTGGATCATCGCCGCCTGGACCGTCCGCGTCTGCGAGAG GTACCACGACAAGCAGGAGGTGACCAGCAACTTCCTGGGGGCGATGTGGCTGATCTCCATCACCTTCCTCTCCATCGGCTACGGGGACATGGTGCCGCACACCTACTGCGGGAAGGGCGTGTGTCTGCTCACTGGCATCATGGTGAGCTTAGCGGGATAtccccggggggggctgggggggctgcgagcGCCCGctggtgccggtgccggtgccctcACCCCGGTGCTGTGCCCGCAGGGTGCCGGCTGCACGGCTCTGGTCGTCGCTGTCGTTGCCAGAAAGCTAGAGCTCACCAAAGCGGAGAAACACGTGCACAATTTCATGATGGATACGCAGCTAACGAAGCGG GTGAAAAATGCTGCTGCCAACGTACTCAGGGAAACGTGGCTCATCTACAAACACACCAAGCTGGTGAAGAAGATCGACCATGCCAAAGTTCGGAAACACCAGCGTAAGTTCCTCCAAGCCATCCATCA GTTGAGGAGCGTGAAGATGGAGCAGCGCAAGCTGAACGACCAGGCCAACACGCTGGTGGACCTGGCGAAG ACCCAGAACATCATGTACGACATGGTGTCGGAGCTGCAGGAGCGCAACGAGGACCTGGAGAAGCGCATCGGCGCCCTGGAGAGCAAACTGGAGGCGCTGGGGCTGAGCCTGCTGGCGCTGCCGGGGCTGGTCAGCCAAGCCAtcgggcagcagcagcgcgaGCTGCTGGGGACCTggaccccctgcacccccccctgCCGCCGCAGGTCcccccccactgccccccaCACCTCCTCGGACAGCGGGTGA
- the LOC137844902 gene encoding MARVEL domain-containing protein 2-like isoform X1, with protein MAEPAHPRGAQGLGDGFGGQRAAGLRFPPMKSWPGLLRVLGGLELLGGGAAFTCICADIQQDYRGELLLGGVPGGGSGGPLTPFVLGGVALGWLLTAALLGLGATPHYHRVLLEAPWWPPTESGLNGLLFLLSLGAAGGYVHTVSLGGLCYSPPLAGDPLLAVFCRPAGGRAAALVFLFLTALLYLAGSLVAIKMWRDEVGRRRPEAPPPPVQTKRVTFEDEVGPPGRPLGGDTATEGGERPGVLTHSNPPVLVLRPCAVPDYVVKYPAIRSGRQREGYRAVFCDQHAEYRELLGEVREARRRLGEMEAAARHALRMTGDSGVARVWHEVLRKKRDSAFLEKQRRCRYLQEKLKHIKRQIQDYDCGGAVYF; from the exons ATGGCTGAGCCTGCCCACCCCCGGGGGGCTCAGGGGCTTGGGGATGGTTTTGGGGGGCAGCGTGCGGCCGGGCTCCGCTTCCCCCCCATGAAATCGTggccggggctgctgcgggtgctgggggggctggagctgctgggggggggggcagccttTACCTGCATCTGTGCTGACATCCAGCAGGACTACAGGGGCGAGCTGCTCctcgggggggtcccggggggtgGTTCCGGGGGGCCGCTGACCCCttttgtgctggggggggtcgccctgggctggctgctgacGGCGGCGCtattggggctgggggcgacCCCCCATTACCACCGCGTCCTCCTGGAGGCACCTTGGTGGCCCCCCACCGAGTCCGGCCTCAACGGGCTCCTGTTCCTGCTgtccctgggggctgcggggggctaCGTCCACACCGTCAgcctgggggggctctgctATTCCCCCCCTTTGGCCGGCGACCCCCTCCTCGCCGTTTTCTGCCGCCCGGCCGGGGGGCGAGCGGCCGCCCTCGTCTTCCTCTTCCTCACGGCGCTGCTCTACCTGGCCGGCAGCCTCGTGGCCATCAAGATGTGGAGGGACGAGGTGGGCCGGAGGCGGCCGGAGGCTCCT CCACCGCCGGTCCAAACCAAGCGCGTCACCTTCGAGGATGAGGTGGGACCCCCGGGGAGACccctggggggggacacagccacCGAGGGGGGCGAGAGGCCGGGGGTCTTGACCCATTCCAACCCCCCCGTGCTCGTGCTGCGGCCGTGCGCTGTCCCGGATTATGTGGT AAAGTACCCGGCGATCCGCAGCGGGCGGCAGCGGGAGGGGTACCGGGCTGTGTTCTGCGACCAGCACGCCGAGTaccgggagctgctgggagaggtgCGGGAGGCAcggaggaggctgggggagatGGAGGCCGCCGCGCGCCACGCGCTCAGAATGACG GGGGACAGCGGGGTGGCTCGAGTCTGGCACGAGGTCCTGAGGAAGAAGAGG GATTCGGCCTTCCTGGAGAAGCAGCGGCGCTGCCGCTACCTGCAGGAGAAGCTGAAGCACATCAAGAGGCAGATCCAGGACTATGACTGCGGTGGCGCCGTCTACTTCTGA
- the KCNN1 gene encoding small conductance calcium-activated potassium channel protein 1 isoform X2 — MTMGRGEPQTIGAAGARGAAGARGGAVAQRLPPAPPRTGALPRRREVPGGDRTEALAPPPPIPGFSSPPPSPPPRPPVRPAEVAPASPGPWSPAAALEGSGGRGLPAGVEGNPWHPAPRTPPVPSPSPAPIAPSAPRPPPAGSGEREQVPPAPLSHAASPGPQLATAMSGCRSNGGVLSASTPTLHPAEAETQPLRPRRPPGLEEVVVVSRPEQQPPAPGGDAAETRGPRRPQNIGYKLGHRRALFEKRKRLSDYALIFGMFGIVVMVTETELSWGVYTKESSYSFALKCLISLSTLILLGLIVMYHAREIQLFMVDNGADDWRIAMTYERIFFIALELLVCAIHPIPGQYLFTWTARLAFTYAASVADADVDIILSIPMFLRLYLIGRVMLLHSKLFTDASSRSIGALNKINFNTRFVMKTLMTICPGTVLLVFSISSWIIAAWTVRVCERYHDKQEVTSNFLGAMWLISITFLSIGYGDMVPHTYCGKGVCLLTGIMGAGCTALVVAVVARKLELTKAEKHVHNFMMDTQLTKRVKNAAANVLRETWLIYKHTKLVKKIDHAKVRKHQRKFLQAIHQLRSVKMEQRKLNDQANTLVDLAKTQNIMYDMVSELQERNEDLEKRIGALESKLEALGLSLLALPGLVSQAIGQQQRELLGTWTPCTPPCRRRSPPTAPHTSSDSG, encoded by the exons ATGAcaatggggaggggggagccgcAGACAATAGGGGCGGCGGGAGCGCGCGGGGCGGCGGGAGCGCGCGGCGGAGCGGTAGCGCAGCGCCTCCCCCCCGCACCGCCCCGCACCGGGGCTTTGCCGAGGCGCCGAGAGGTGCCCGGGGGGGACCGAACCGAagccctcgccccccccccccccattcccggtttctcttccccccccccgtccccccccccccgacccccggTTCGGCCCGCCGAGGTCgcccctgccagccccgggcCATGGTCACCGGCGGCGGCGCTCGAGGGGAGCggaggccgggggctgcccgcag GCGTGGAGGGAAACCCATGGCACCCggccccccggaccccccccgtgccaagccccagccccgctcccatAGCCCCTAGCGCCCCGAGACCCCCCCCCGCCGGCAGCGGGGAGCGCGAGCAG gtgcccccCGCGCCGCTGAGCCATGCGGCATCGCCCGGCCCCCAGCTCGCCACAGCCATGAGCGGCTGCCGCTCCAATGGGGGGGTCCTGAGCGCCTCGACCCCCACCCTGCACCCAGCGGAGGCCGAGACCCAACCCCTGCgaccccgccgcccccccgggctggaggaggtggtggtggtctCCCGGCCCgagcagcagcccccggcccccgggggGGATGCGGCGGAGACGCGGGGGCCGCGGCGCCCCCAAAACATCGGCTACAAGCTGGGCCACCGGCGCGCCCTCTTCGAGAAGCGCAAGCGGCTCAGCGACTACGCCCTCATTTTCGGCATGTTCGGCATCGTGGTCATGGTCACGGAGACGGAGCTGTCCTGGGGGGTCTACACCAAg GAGTCGTCGTACTCGTTTGCACTGAAATGCCTTATCAGCCTCTCCACCCTCATCCTCCTGGGGCTCATCGTCATGTACCACGCCAGGGAGATCCAG CTCTTCATGGTGGACAACGGCGCGGACGACTGGCGCATCGCCATGACCTACGAGCGCATTTTCTTCATcgccctggagctgctggtgtGCGCCATCCACCCCATCCCCGGGCAGTACCTGTTCACCTGGACGGCTCGCCTCGCCTTCACCTACGCCGCCTCGGTGGCTGACGCCGACGTGGACATCAtcctctccatccccatgtTCCTGCGGCTCTACCTGATCGGGCGCGtcatgctgctgcacagcaagcTCTTCACCGACGCCTCCTCCCGCAGCATCGGCGCCCTCAACAAGATCAACTTCAACACCCGCTTCGTCATGAAGACCCTCATGACCATCTGCCCCGGCACCGTGCTGCTGGTCTTCAGCATCTCCTCCTGGATCATCGCCGCCTGGACCGTCCGCGTCTGCGAGAG GTACCACGACAAGCAGGAGGTGACCAGCAACTTCCTGGGGGCGATGTGGCTGATCTCCATCACCTTCCTCTCCATCGGCTACGGGGACATGGTGCCGCACACCTACTGCGGGAAGGGCGTGTGTCTGCTCACTGGCATCATG GGTGCCGGCTGCACGGCTCTGGTCGTCGCTGTCGTTGCCAGAAAGCTAGAGCTCACCAAAGCGGAGAAACACGTGCACAATTTCATGATGGATACGCAGCTAACGAAGCGG GTGAAAAATGCTGCTGCCAACGTACTCAGGGAAACGTGGCTCATCTACAAACACACCAAGCTGGTGAAGAAGATCGACCATGCCAAAGTTCGGAAACACCAGCGTAAGTTCCTCCAAGCCATCCATCA GTTGAGGAGCGTGAAGATGGAGCAGCGCAAGCTGAACGACCAGGCCAACACGCTGGTGGACCTGGCGAAG ACCCAGAACATCATGTACGACATGGTGTCGGAGCTGCAGGAGCGCAACGAGGACCTGGAGAAGCGCATCGGCGCCCTGGAGAGCAAACTGGAGGCGCTGGGGCTGAGCCTGCTGGCGCTGCCGGGGCTGGTCAGCCAAGCCAtcgggcagcagcagcgcgaGCTGCTGGGGACCTggaccccctgcacccccccctgCCGCCGCAGGTCcccccccactgccccccaCACCTCCTCGGACAGCGGGTGA